The Leptospirales bacterium genome has a window encoding:
- the polA gene encoding DNA polymerase I — protein sequence MAYRAYYALQGQNLTHPGTGQPVHAIFGFLRMFVKLLLDYQPEHCAVVWDAPGKTLRDDLYSEYKATRKPMPDDLRPQIDEIKELCQRAGFVNLQQSGYEADDLIGALAHRFGKKRRVLLITGDKDCYQLLNDNVTMLRGAKGVTEFTEITPQWVQQEIGVSVAQIPDYMGLVGDASDNIPGVKGVGAKTAAKLLQAYPTLEEVYEHVTEVESKSLQQKLSEARDLAFLSRDLATIRTSIAQIDELDEAKLATPDITAAERIQLFRQEGYNAIYLELRKAADRRAASANAAAAPTTGAPAAAGARPRKSKKKPDAEGGLFDPPPAAEVAATEDLAGAPAALDSFSDFASAHAAGALRYQLVSDSAQWQRCLTELQTAIEQSGILAIDTETDSADPMRARLVGISLSALPGQAWYINAPPAGTPFASQGLKPEDLWKDLGRLLSAPGLRIVGQNIKYDYIVLKRHGFTIPGISFDTMIASYLLNPNVRRNNMDDLALDQLAYNTIKYEDIAGSGRNKITLDQAPPEKVADYACEDADITLRLHHCLAPQIDSKGLRPVNEQIETPLIPVLASMEMTGVAIDPQYFAQLAKEYHREIAALEKRIFKEAGYQLNLNSTRELQKLLFEDLKLPHGKKTKTGFSTDQSVLEELSGVHPMVDWILDRRKLAKLLGTYIEALPEQIHPQTGRIHTSFNQTIAATGRLSSVDPNLQNIPIREEAGRAIRRGFVPARGNRLLSLDYSQIELRIMAHYSEDPSLIEAFTKKDLDVHARTAASLFDVAERDVTADMRARAKAVNFSIIYGVTEFGLSRNLGVAREEARGYIDRFFEQYPGVRRYMDETVAFAEKHGYVQTLSGRIRQIPEIQSSNRFRREGAARTAINTPIQGASADIIKMAMLQIHEDMRKAGVQSRMILQVHDELLFDVTPDEAEMIRDIALQRMERAAELRTPLRVDWKFGDNWDEAH from the coding sequence ATGGCCTACCGCGCTTACTACGCATTGCAGGGTCAAAATCTCACACACCCGGGCACCGGACAGCCGGTGCATGCGATCTTCGGCTTCTTGCGGATGTTTGTGAAACTGCTGCTGGACTATCAACCGGAACATTGCGCCGTAGTCTGGGACGCGCCGGGCAAGACCTTGCGCGACGATCTCTACTCAGAATACAAAGCCACGCGTAAGCCGATGCCGGACGATCTGCGTCCGCAAATCGACGAAATCAAGGAATTGTGCCAGCGCGCCGGCTTTGTCAATTTGCAGCAAAGCGGCTATGAAGCGGACGATTTGATTGGCGCACTTGCTCATCGCTTTGGTAAGAAACGCCGGGTGCTCTTGATTACCGGGGACAAGGATTGCTATCAATTACTCAACGACAACGTCACCATGTTGCGCGGCGCAAAGGGCGTAACGGAATTTACAGAAATAACTCCGCAATGGGTGCAGCAGGAAATTGGCGTCAGTGTCGCTCAGATTCCGGATTACATGGGGCTGGTGGGCGACGCCTCGGATAATATTCCAGGCGTCAAGGGCGTCGGCGCCAAGACGGCGGCAAAACTATTACAGGCCTATCCGACTCTCGAAGAAGTCTACGAGCATGTGACGGAGGTCGAAAGCAAGTCCCTGCAACAGAAGTTGAGCGAGGCGCGCGACCTGGCGTTTCTGTCGCGCGACCTGGCGACGATCCGCACAAGCATTGCCCAGATTGATGAACTGGATGAAGCAAAGCTGGCGACCCCGGACATCACGGCGGCGGAGCGCATCCAGCTCTTTCGCCAGGAGGGCTACAACGCAATCTATCTTGAATTGCGCAAAGCCGCTGATCGGCGCGCGGCCAGCGCAAATGCTGCTGCTGCGCCGACAACCGGCGCCCCTGCAGCAGCCGGCGCGCGGCCCAGAAAGAGCAAGAAAAAGCCCGACGCAGAAGGCGGCCTCTTTGATCCGCCTCCAGCAGCAGAGGTCGCGGCGACTGAGGATTTGGCCGGCGCCCCGGCAGCGCTTGATTCTTTCTCCGATTTTGCCAGCGCCCATGCGGCAGGCGCCCTTCGCTACCAGCTAGTCAGTGATAGCGCACAGTGGCAGCGCTGTCTGACCGAGCTACAGACCGCAATCGAGCAAAGCGGAATTCTGGCCATTGACACCGAGACCGATAGCGCCGATCCGATGCGCGCCCGGCTGGTCGGCATTTCTCTGTCTGCGCTCCCTGGCCAGGCTTGGTACATCAACGCCCCGCCCGCCGGGACGCCCTTTGCCAGCCAGGGTTTGAAACCCGAAGACCTCTGGAAGGACCTCGGCCGCCTGCTGAGCGCGCCGGGCTTGCGCATCGTCGGACAGAATATAAAGTACGACTATATTGTTTTGAAGCGTCATGGATTTACCATCCCGGGCATCTCCTTTGATACTATGATCGCTTCCTATTTGCTTAATCCAAATGTTCGCCGCAACAATATGGACGATCTTGCGCTTGATCAACTGGCATACAACACGATCAAGTACGAAGACATCGCCGGAAGCGGCCGCAACAAGATCACATTGGATCAGGCGCCGCCAGAGAAGGTGGCGGACTATGCTTGCGAGGATGCGGACATCACTCTGCGCCTGCATCATTGCCTGGCCCCGCAGATTGACAGCAAAGGCTTACGGCCCGTCAATGAACAGATCGAGACGCCGCTGATTCCTGTGCTGGCCTCCATGGAAATGACCGGCGTAGCCATCGATCCGCAGTACTTTGCGCAATTGGCCAAAGAGTACCACAGGGAGATCGCCGCTCTGGAAAAGCGCATCTTCAAAGAAGCTGGCTACCAACTGAACCTGAATTCAACTCGCGAATTGCAGAAGCTGCTGTTTGAAGATCTCAAGCTGCCGCATGGCAAAAAGACGAAAACGGGCTTCTCAACCGACCAGAGCGTCCTGGAGGAGCTGAGCGGCGTTCATCCGATGGTCGACTGGATCCTCGACCGTCGTAAACTGGCAAAGCTGCTGGGCACCTATATTGAAGCTTTGCCAGAGCAAATTCATCCGCAGACTGGACGCATCCATACCAGCTTCAACCAGACAATCGCCGCCACCGGACGTCTGTCTTCTGTAGATCCGAATCTACAAAACATCCCGATTCGCGAGGAGGCCGGTCGCGCCATACGTCGCGGATTTGTCCCCGCGCGCGGCAATCGATTGCTGAGCCTGGACTACAGTCAGATCGAATTGCGCATCATGGCGCATTATTCCGAAGATCCGTCGCTGATTGAAGCATTCACCAAGAAAGACCTGGATGTTCATGCGCGCACCGCCGCGTCGCTTTTTGATGTCGCGGAAAGGGATGTGACCGCAGATATGCGCGCCCGGGCCAAGGCCGTCAATTTCTCCATCATCTACGGCGTCACCGAATTTGGCCTTTCGCGAAATCTGGGAGTTGCCCGGGAGGAGGCGCGCGGCTACATCGATCGCTTCTTTGAGCAGTACCCGGGCGTGCGGCGCTACATGGACGAGACAGTGGCCTTTGCCGAAAAACATGGCTATGTCCAGACCCTTTCCGGTCGCATTCGACAGATTCCAGAGATCCAATCCTCCAATCGATTTCGCCGCGAAGGGGCGGCTCGCACCGCAATCAACACGCCCATTCAAGGCGCCAGCGCCGATATCATCAAGATGGCGATGCTGCAGATTCATGAGGATATGCGCAAAGCCGGCGTGCAAAGCCGGATGATATTGCAGGTGCACGATGAGCTGCTTTTCGATGTTACACCGGATGAAGCCGAGATGATCCGTGACATCGCCCTGCAGCGAATGGAGCGCGCCGCTGAGCTGCGGACTCCGCTGCGCGTGGATTGGAAATTTGGCGATAACTGGGACGAGGCGCACTGA
- a CDS encoding STAS domain-containing protein has translation MLNSKKVGEKLVVYLEGRLDVSVANEVEKELGKLIDAGAQHLILNMEKVEYMSSSGFRACIATLRKLNSREGSLKLCCIRPSVKRIFDVIELTSLFEIFESEAEALNA, from the coding sequence TTGTTGAATTCAAAGAAAGTCGGCGAGAAGCTCGTAGTCTATCTGGAGGGTCGACTGGACGTCTCCGTGGCCAACGAAGTCGAGAAGGAGCTGGGCAAATTGATTGATGCCGGCGCGCAGCACCTTATCTTGAACATGGAAAAGGTGGAGTATATGAGCAGCTCTGGTTTTCGGGCCTGCATTGCCACCTTGCGTAAACTCAACTCGCGCGAGGGCAGCCTCAAGCTTTGTTGCATTCGCCCCTCGGTGAAACGTATTTTTGATGTCATCGAACTAACCTCGCTTTTCGAGATCTTTGAATCGGAGGCAGAGGCGCTCAACGCGTGA
- a CDS encoding indole-3-glycerol phosphate synthase TrpC: protein MSASALSGASLLQRIVAAKRSELQALRSSGTLAASPRPHLGQTYFESALRRPAGAALRVIAECKKASPSMGLIRPDYDPAAAAQEYRRCGASALSVLTDREFFQGDLQHLAAAAEAGLPLLRKDFIIAEEQILEARLAGADAVLLIVRILNEESLGRLLAAAAAQDLAALVEVHNESEAALAAEAGARLIGINHRDLDTLQMDLSLSARIAPALRRLRPDAILIAESGVEDRKGLAAVQECADAVLIGTAFMKSRSISAAWQELFA, encoded by the coding sequence GTGAGCGCTTCTGCGCTTTCCGGCGCCAGTCTTCTGCAGCGGATTGTTGCCGCAAAACGCAGCGAACTTCAAGCGCTACGGTCTTCGGGAACGCTGGCGGCCAGTCCGCGTCCTCACCTTGGTCAAACGTACTTCGAGTCCGCTTTGCGACGCCCCGCCGGCGCAGCGCTGCGCGTCATCGCCGAATGCAAGAAGGCCAGCCCCTCGATGGGCCTGATTCGTCCGGACTATGATCCAGCGGCCGCGGCTCAGGAGTACCGGCGCTGCGGCGCCAGCGCACTGTCCGTGCTAACCGACCGCGAGTTTTTCCAGGGCGACCTGCAACATCTTGCCGCGGCCGCGGAGGCTGGCCTGCCGCTGCTGCGCAAAGACTTTATCATTGCGGAGGAACAAATCCTTGAGGCGCGATTGGCCGGCGCCGACGCAGTGTTGCTGATAGTGCGCATTCTGAACGAGGAGAGTCTTGGCCGATTGCTGGCCGCCGCTGCGGCGCAAGACCTTGCGGCTCTGGTTGAAGTGCACAACGAAAGCGAGGCGGCGCTTGCCGCCGAGGCCGGCGCGCGCTTGATTGGCATCAACCATCGCGATCTGGATACGCTGCAAATGGATTTGAGTTTGAGCGCGCGCATCGCGCCAGCGCTGCGCAGACTGCGCCCGGACGCAATTTTGATAGCCGAGTCCGGGGTAGAGGACCGCAAGGGGTTGGCCGCTGTGCAGGAATGCGCCGATGCCGTCTTGATAGGCACGGCCTTCATGAAAAGCCGCAGCATCAGCGCCGCCTGGCAGGAACTCTTTGCCTGA
- a CDS encoding MBL fold metallo-hydrolase: MTRSFGKRATGLRLERMRASKLWRDGGFRNIHPQLPGLRRGEERPGIGDFLWGGQWRTPGAPLPMEDPREPWTKKPQSGLRLTWLGHSTVYIEIDGVRLITDPVFGHRASPFALVGPLRFHRPPVALRQTPEVDAVLISHDHYDHLDYPTILQLARGKSPFITALGVGAHLEAWGVPPERIIELDWWESATVAGSDIQVTATPAQHFSGRGPGLSNSTLWSSFAVRGPKNSVFFSGDTGLSTQYTQIKERLGVFDVAMLEVGAYHPSWGNIHLGPENALRAFGLLGARRFMPVHWSTFNLAMHSWDDPAETVFQQAPALGVELFLPLLGQAQEPLRAEAPQAWWRSVVAAERRQGDGRSRPPVTEGEQQRAIQTVPQWPLD; encoded by the coding sequence ATGACTCGCAGCTTTGGCAAGAGGGCGACCGGTCTACGCCTGGAACGTATGCGCGCCTCGAAGCTCTGGCGGGACGGCGGTTTTCGCAATATCCATCCGCAGCTGCCGGGTTTGCGCCGCGGCGAGGAGCGTCCTGGCATTGGCGACTTTCTGTGGGGCGGTCAGTGGCGCACTCCTGGCGCTCCGCTGCCGATGGAAGATCCGCGAGAGCCGTGGACGAAAAAGCCGCAAAGCGGGCTGCGCCTGACCTGGCTCGGTCATTCAACTGTATACATTGAAATAGACGGTGTGCGTTTGATCACCGATCCGGTCTTTGGCCACCGCGCCTCGCCCTTTGCCCTGGTTGGTCCCTTGCGCTTTCATCGCCCGCCGGTCGCGCTGCGACAGACGCCGGAAGTCGATGCGGTGTTGATCTCTCACGATCACTACGATCACCTCGACTACCCGACCATTCTGCAACTGGCGCGCGGCAAGTCGCCCTTTATCACGGCGTTGGGAGTGGGCGCCCATCTGGAAGCCTGGGGCGTGCCGCCCGAGCGCATCATCGAACTCGACTGGTGGGAAAGCGCGACCGTAGCGGGCAGCGACATTCAGGTTACCGCGACCCCGGCGCAGCATTTTTCGGGACGCGGTCCAGGTTTGAGTAATTCTACTTTGTGGTCGTCTTTCGCAGTTCGCGGCCCGAAAAATTCCGTTTTCTTCAGCGGCGATACAGGTCTGAGCACTCAGTATACACAGATCAAGGAACGACTGGGCGTCTTCGATGTTGCGATGCTGGAAGTCGGCGCCTACCATCCTTCCTGGGGCAACATCCATCTAGGTCCTGAAAATGCGCTGCGCGCCTTCGGTCTGCTGGGTGCGCGACGCTTCATGCCAGTCCACTGGAGCACTTTCAACCTGGCAATGCACAGCTGGGACGATCCGGCGGAGACGGTCTTCCAGCAGGCGCCTGCGCTTGGCGTTGAGTTGTTTCTGCCCTTGCTGGGCCAGGCGCAGGAGCCATTGCGCGCTGAGGCGCCGCAAGCCTGGTGGCGTTCGGTAGTGGCCGCAGAGCGCCGCCAGGGCGACGGACGCAGCAGGCCGCCGGTCACAGAGGGAGAACAGCAGCGAGCCATTCAAACCGTGCCGCAGTGGCCTCTGGACTGA
- a CDS encoding VacB/RNase II family 3'-5' exoribonuclease produces MSIIARLLRFLERRAGETIKLADLFKHLQGDDARPRSHKSGGKGKLQRKDRDADSRRWQRADLEAALAALVELGVVHLSGSGVVARKPFLFRGKISLSPRGMAFVALRGASPTAREVFVAPQDQRGALPGDDVLLRLTDRSRDRFEGVVSEVLQRARQLYRLRLEGPPRNGLAPGVVLDAPGKIAACADVRRLPADTLARLKTDQVVIVKLSGRQVRYQGAHFQEAIFQRFENANDMDADYARILMKYDIDPVYPDEIELPGELDQPTPDRVHDWKKRADLRQLYTITIDGADSKDFDDALSLQRNRSGLWKLFVHIADVSHYVKKGGALDREAARRATSCYLANRVAPMLPPVLSENLCSLVAGKDRLAFTAEMHIDPGTGAIRKAEFYKSVIHVNRRLTYDIAETEIDQEARGEMPRGKRGDSDLASDGSAPGEPSTLTQLWNLALLQRRQRMAAGRIDLDVPESKVRIGADDRIEAIDQRARLKSSMLIEECMLSANIAVAEALRRKKSPTLFRVHEPMDEAKVLNLNAFFESYNVPFTIKDSSSKRIQKAIEAVRKHLGGEKLERVFHMTLLRSFMQASYRPQALGHWGLGFRDYCHFTSPIRRYPDLVVHRSLEALLARKKPAYLPEEVEELGYHCSEQERNAMDAERDLFKLKVMRYLEQRDLRSFRGVITGFKPDRVFLEISDAPAEAVVEAQHLTNERELPLPDRFSVYVKRLGRPALLGEEWDLALERLDFEEMRIYCRPLLASAKGK; encoded by the coding sequence ATGAGTATCATTGCAAGATTGTTGCGTTTTCTAGAGCGCCGCGCCGGCGAGACTATCAAACTTGCCGACCTTTTCAAACACCTGCAGGGCGACGATGCGCGGCCTCGCTCGCACAAGTCTGGAGGCAAAGGCAAGCTCCAGCGCAAGGATCGCGATGCGGACAGTCGGCGCTGGCAGCGCGCCGATCTGGAGGCGGCGCTTGCGGCGCTGGTCGAGCTTGGCGTCGTCCATTTGAGCGGCAGCGGCGTAGTGGCCCGCAAACCCTTCCTCTTTCGCGGAAAAATCTCCTTGAGTCCGCGCGGCATGGCCTTCGTGGCCTTGCGCGGCGCCTCTCCGACGGCGCGCGAAGTCTTTGTCGCCCCCCAGGACCAACGCGGCGCTTTGCCCGGCGATGATGTGCTGTTGCGCCTGACCGATCGCAGCCGGGATCGTTTCGAAGGCGTGGTGTCGGAGGTTCTGCAACGCGCGCGGCAGCTCTACCGGTTGCGACTGGAGGGACCTCCGCGCAATGGTCTGGCCCCAGGCGTAGTGCTCGATGCGCCCGGCAAGATTGCCGCCTGCGCCGATGTGCGCCGCTTGCCAGCAGATACCCTGGCGCGGCTGAAGACCGATCAGGTCGTAATTGTGAAGCTCAGCGGTCGACAGGTGCGCTACCAGGGCGCGCACTTTCAAGAGGCCATCTTCCAGCGCTTTGAAAATGCCAACGACATGGATGCCGACTATGCTCGCATCCTGATGAAATATGACATCGATCCCGTCTATCCCGACGAGATTGAGCTGCCCGGCGAATTGGATCAACCGACGCCGGATCGCGTACACGATTGGAAAAAACGCGCCGATCTGCGCCAGCTCTACACCATCACCATCGATGGCGCTGATTCCAAAGACTTCGACGACGCCCTTTCGCTGCAGCGTAACCGCAGCGGTCTGTGGAAACTCTTTGTGCATATTGCCGACGTAAGCCATTATGTAAAGAAGGGCGGGGCCCTGGATCGCGAGGCCGCGCGTCGGGCGACCTCCTGCTACCTGGCCAACCGGGTGGCGCCGATGCTGCCGCCGGTCCTTTCCGAGAATCTCTGCTCGCTGGTAGCGGGTAAGGATCGCCTGGCGTTTACTGCAGAGATGCATATCGATCCAGGAACCGGCGCCATTCGCAAGGCCGAGTTCTACAAGTCAGTGATCCACGTTAATCGAAGACTGACCTACGACATCGCCGAAACGGAAATCGACCAGGAAGCGCGCGGCGAGATGCCCCGCGGCAAACGCGGCGACAGCGATCTGGCATCCGATGGCAGCGCTCCCGGAGAACCGTCGACCCTCACGCAACTCTGGAATCTGGCGCTGTTACAGCGACGCCAGCGCATGGCCGCCGGTCGCATCGACCTCGATGTCCCGGAATCGAAAGTGCGCATTGGCGCGGACGATCGCATCGAAGCCATTGACCAGCGAGCGCGGCTGAAATCCAGCATGCTGATTGAAGAGTGCATGCTCTCCGCCAATATCGCCGTCGCCGAAGCGCTGCGCCGCAAAAAATCGCCTACGCTATTTCGCGTTCACGAGCCTATGGACGAGGCAAAGGTGCTCAACCTGAACGCATTTTTCGAATCCTACAATGTCCCCTTCACAATCAAGGACAGCAGCAGCAAACGCATTCAGAAGGCTATTGAAGCCGTGCGCAAACACCTGGGCGGAGAGAAGCTGGAACGCGTGTTTCACATGACGCTGCTGCGCTCCTTCATGCAGGCCTCTTATCGCCCGCAGGCCCTCGGACACTGGGGCCTGGGCTTCCGCGACTACTGTCACTTTACCTCGCCGATCCGACGCTATCCAGACCTTGTCGTACACCGTTCGCTGGAGGCCCTGCTCGCGCGCAAAAAGCCGGCCTATTTGCCGGAAGAGGTCGAGGAGCTGGGCTACCATTGCAGCGAGCAAGAACGCAACGCAATGGATGCGGAGCGGGATCTATTTAAACTTAAAGTAATGCGCTATCTTGAACAGCGCGACTTACGCTCATTTCGCGGCGTTATCACCGGCTTTAAGCCCGATCGAGTCTTCCTGGAAATCAGCGATGCGCCGGCGGAAGCAGTTGTTGAAGCGCAGCATCTAACCAATGAACGCGAACTGCCCTTGCCCGACCGTTTCTCGGTCTATGTCAAACGCCTGGGCCGCCCGGCGCTGCTTGGCGAAGAATGGGACCTGGCCCTGGAGCGACTGGACTTTGAGGAGATGCGCATCTATTGCCGACCGCTCCTTGCCAGTGCAAAGGGAAAATAG